One window of the Janthinobacterium sp. PAMC25594 genome contains the following:
- a CDS encoding transposase, protein MRASHVKRAAVADQLVFGLFLPGAELMLSASLYSTDVGERQMLFEQLDRLGKDDLLLLDRGYPCYWMPAVLNQRRIAFCMRVEQARGGGFPCVNQFLKSGLQGQIVMLRAPDRRDALDYECPIAPQTVRLIRHVASTSKVRVLMTNLLDVEQFPAALFGDLYHQRWRIEEAFKRLKHRLHLEHVTGLSQQALMQDLAAKVLCDNLQALASCAAGQQDALPTDRRINRAYVHSVLKPLLPSLLLGLAAAHLLADALTLIAKRTFLHRPGQSRSRQTNAYKPHKYMAYKAA, encoded by the coding sequence TTGCGCGCCAGCCATGTCAAACGTGCCGCCGTGGCCGATCAGCTGGTGTTTGGCTTGTTTCTGCCCGGTGCCGAATTGATGCTCTCGGCCTCGCTATACAGCACCGACGTCGGTGAACGCCAGATGCTGTTCGAACAGCTCGACCGGCTTGGCAAGGATGATCTGCTGTTGCTCGACCGAGGCTACCCGTGCTATTGGATGCCTGCCGTATTGAACCAGCGCCGCATTGCCTTCTGCATGCGTGTCGAACAGGCGCGCGGTGGCGGCTTTCCCTGCGTCAATCAGTTTCTGAAGTCGGGGCTGCAGGGGCAGATCGTCATGCTGCGGGCGCCGGATCGACGCGATGCGCTTGACTATGAATGTCCCATTGCGCCGCAGACCGTGCGCCTGATACGCCACGTTGCCTCGACCAGCAAGGTGCGTGTTCTGATGACCAATTTACTGGACGTTGAACAATTCCCTGCCGCATTGTTCGGAGACCTCTACCACCAACGCTGGCGCATCGAGGAAGCCTTCAAGCGCCTCAAACACCGCCTCCATCTGGAGCACGTGACGGGACTGTCACAGCAGGCCCTGATGCAGGATCTGGCCGCCAAGGTACTATGCGATAACCTGCAGGCGTTGGCGAGCTGTGCCGCCGGCCAGCAAGATGCATTGCCGACGGACAGACGCATCAACCGCGCCTATGTCCATTCGGTGCTCAAGCCGCTCTTGCCATCGTTGCTGCTTGGGCTGGCGGCAGCCCACTTGCTTGCCGACGCGCTGACTCTGATCGCCAAGCGAACGTTTCTACATCGCCCAGGACAATCAAGGTCACGGCAAACCAACGCCTACAAGCCCCATAAATACATGGCCTACAAGGCTGCTTGA
- a CDS encoding PAS domain S-box protein, translating to MNSSQSSTDQYAFLQAGGELASIISKFDWSTTSLGAISHWPQHVKTTVALMLRSPVAIVTLWGEAGVMIYNDAYSRFAGGRHPQLLGSNVRDAWDEVAAFNDNVMRVCLAGGTLTYVDQELTLFRSGMPEQVWMNLDYSPIMDEKGSVVGVIAFVVETSAKVRAERRLSSEHERLHKMFAQAPGFMALLDGPEHVITLVNQAYLDVVGQRQVLGKTVRTALPEAAEQGFVALLDHLYATGETHTGTAVPFSVQANGQGFAKNSFMDFVYQPMRDDNGVVSGIFVQGVDVTQRILAEQAVKGNEAMFRTLAQAMPNQIWAAPASGSLDWFNDQVYNYSGAEPGMLDGDRWAAIVHPDDLAASTQLWRQSVTLGLPYEIEMRVRRADGVYRWHLARALPICDDQGVVTRWIGTNTDIEEQRATSDSLAQQVELRTAERDRMWQMATDIMLVADIEARIVAVNPAFTHQLGWSEAEVIGTSFISLAHSLDRDVIEGEALRLKLGDSTFNLENRIRRKDGGYSILSWSGATDKKFIHAIGRDMTVERAAADALKHTEQALQQAQKMETIGKLTGGVAHDFNNLLQVISGNLQLLAVDTAGNARAEKRVAGAMGGVARGAKLASYLLAFGRRQALEPKVVRIGGFVVAMEDMLERSLGEEIELEIIVSGSLWNTLVDTAQVENTVLNLCINARDAMDGAGKLTIEVGNALLDDEYARAHAEVDPGQYVMIAVSDTGIGMSAEVLAQAFDPFFSTKPEGKGTGLGLSMVYGFVKQSGGHIKIYSEQGYGTTVKLYLPRSMETENVPSLVDIDPIAGGTETILVAEDDEGVRTTVVEMLRELGYRVLKANDAASALNIIDSGLPIDLLFTDVVMPGPLRSPELAHQARKRLPGLAVLFTSGYTENAIVHGGRLDAGVDLLGKPYTREALAKKIRFALSKKKQDAEPSDASLEPSRLQTEPPMAMSGLRILLVEDNELIRQNTVEILQELGHVVTHVENAEQAIVELRMHSCDILMTDLSLPGMSGEALALYAKALLPKLKVVFASGRPQDETVPGAILLRKPYEVTALVAALSV from the coding sequence ATGAACTCCTCTCAGTCCAGTACTGATCAATACGCTTTTCTACAAGCCGGGGGTGAGCTTGCATCTATCATCTCTAAATTCGATTGGTCTACAACGTCACTTGGCGCCATTTCGCACTGGCCGCAACATGTGAAGACGACAGTTGCACTGATGCTGCGCTCGCCTGTCGCTATCGTGACTCTGTGGGGTGAGGCTGGGGTGATGATTTACAACGATGCATACTCACGCTTTGCCGGAGGACGCCATCCGCAACTACTTGGATCAAATGTACGCGATGCGTGGGACGAAGTCGCAGCGTTCAACGATAACGTGATGCGGGTTTGCTTAGCTGGCGGTACGCTGACCTACGTAGATCAGGAATTGACGTTATTTCGCTCAGGTATGCCCGAGCAAGTGTGGATGAACCTTGATTACTCTCCGATTATGGACGAGAAGGGTAGCGTGGTCGGTGTCATTGCGTTCGTGGTCGAGACCAGTGCCAAAGTGCGCGCCGAACGTCGTTTAAGTAGCGAGCACGAACGCTTGCACAAAATGTTCGCGCAGGCACCTGGTTTCATGGCATTGCTTGACGGTCCAGAGCATGTCATTACGCTGGTTAACCAAGCTTATCTCGATGTTGTTGGTCAACGGCAGGTACTTGGCAAAACTGTTCGTACTGCCCTGCCAGAGGCTGCAGAGCAGGGTTTTGTGGCATTGCTTGACCACCTCTATGCTACTGGCGAAACACATACTGGCACCGCAGTACCTTTCTCAGTCCAAGCGAACGGACAAGGCTTCGCAAAGAACAGTTTTATGGATTTCGTCTATCAGCCGATGCGCGACGATAATGGTGTCGTTTCCGGTATTTTTGTCCAAGGTGTTGACGTTACACAGCGCATCCTCGCTGAGCAAGCCGTAAAAGGGAATGAAGCCATGTTTCGTACCTTAGCCCAAGCGATGCCCAACCAAATTTGGGCTGCGCCCGCAAGCGGCAGTTTGGATTGGTTTAACGACCAGGTTTATAACTATAGCGGTGCTGAACCAGGCATGCTCGACGGCGATAGATGGGCCGCGATCGTTCATCCGGATGATCTCGCCGCTAGCACCCAACTTTGGCGCCAGTCTGTGACGCTGGGTCTGCCTTATGAGATCGAAATGCGCGTGCGCCGTGCCGACGGTGTATATCGCTGGCATTTGGCGCGTGCCTTACCGATATGTGATGACCAAGGCGTGGTTACACGCTGGATTGGCACTAACACTGATATCGAAGAGCAGCGAGCAACGAGTGATTCCTTGGCACAGCAAGTAGAATTACGCACGGCTGAACGCGATCGCATGTGGCAGATGGCTACCGATATTATGCTAGTAGCAGATATCGAGGCACGCATTGTCGCTGTTAATCCCGCTTTTACGCATCAACTTGGTTGGAGTGAAGCTGAGGTAATTGGGACTTCTTTTATATCTTTGGCGCACTCCCTGGATCGCGACGTCATTGAGGGCGAGGCACTCCGGCTGAAACTAGGCGATAGTACGTTCAATCTGGAAAACCGGATTCGACGTAAGGATGGCGGGTACAGCATCTTGAGCTGGAGTGGTGCGACAGATAAAAAATTCATTCACGCGATCGGACGTGACATGACTGTTGAGCGTGCTGCGGCTGATGCCTTGAAACACACCGAGCAAGCATTGCAACAGGCACAAAAAATGGAAACCATTGGTAAGCTAACCGGCGGTGTCGCCCACGATTTTAATAATTTGCTGCAGGTTATCTCTGGCAACTTGCAGTTACTAGCGGTCGATACGGCTGGCAACGCGCGCGCTGAGAAGCGTGTCGCCGGTGCCATGGGAGGCGTAGCGCGTGGTGCCAAGCTGGCTAGTTATCTGTTGGCGTTTGGCCGGCGACAGGCACTTGAACCTAAAGTGGTCAGGATTGGGGGCTTCGTTGTTGCGATGGAAGATATGTTGGAGCGCAGTCTAGGTGAAGAAATCGAATTGGAAATTATTGTGTCCGGCAGCCTATGGAATACCCTTGTAGATACTGCTCAAGTCGAAAACACGGTACTCAACCTTTGTATCAATGCACGTGATGCAATGGACGGCGCCGGAAAATTGACAATCGAGGTCGGCAACGCACTGCTTGATGACGAGTATGCACGCGCACATGCTGAAGTTGACCCTGGGCAATATGTCATGATCGCAGTCAGTGACACTGGTATTGGCATGTCTGCGGAAGTGCTAGCTCAAGCGTTCGATCCTTTTTTTTCCACTAAACCAGAGGGTAAGGGCACTGGATTAGGGCTTTCCATGGTTTATGGTTTTGTGAAACAGTCGGGTGGCCATATCAAAATTTATAGCGAACAAGGATATGGTACGACTGTCAAACTATACCTGCCGCGTTCGATGGAAACCGAAAATGTTCCAAGCCTAGTCGACATAGATCCGATAGCCGGGGGCACTGAAACGATTTTGGTCGCTGAGGACGATGAAGGCGTGCGCACGACAGTCGTTGAAATGCTGCGCGAACTAGGCTATCGCGTTCTTAAGGCGAACGATGCGGCGAGCGCGTTGAATATTATCGACAGCGGCTTGCCTATTGATCTGTTGTTTACGGATGTCGTCATGCCTGGGCCGCTGCGCAGCCCCGAACTTGCACACCAAGCGCGTAAACGTTTGCCGGGCCTCGCTGTGCTGTTTACTTCTGGCTATACTGAAAATGCGATTGTGCATGGCGGGCGCCTTGATGCGGGTGTTGATCTACTGGGCAAGCCATATACGCGGGAAGCCCTGGCCAAGAAGATTCGTTTTGCGTTATCAAAAAAGAAGCAGGACGCTGAGCCATCAGATGCATCCTTGGAACCGAGTCGATTGCAAACGGAGCCACCGATGGCTATGTCGGGCTTGAGAATTTTGCTTGTAGAAGATAATGAACTGATACGCCAGAACACTGTGGAAATACTCCAAGAGCTGGGGCATGTGGTGACGCATGTCGAGAATGCGGAGCAGGCCATTGTCGAATTGCGCATGCATTCATGCGATATCCTCATGACCGATCTATCTTTGCCAGGGATGTCTGGTGAAGCCCTCGCGCTATATGCAAAAGCATTGCTGCCAAAATTGAAAGTCGTATTCGCTTCCGGCCGCCCTCAGGATGAAACTGTGCCAGGCGCCATTCTTCTTCGCAAGCCGTATGAAGTGACAGCTTTGGTCGCTGCGTTATCGGTTTGA
- a CDS encoding IS66 family transposase, producing MLSLADLPNDIDALKALLLASERLLQERDEQLAGMAEQLNTRAVEIEHLKLKIAKLRRMQFGRQSEKLDHQIEQLELQLEDLQADEAEAAREMPAADQAPRNKSVRRPLPEHLPRDEKVYAPTADACPACGGGLRPLGEDVAEQLEFVPASFRVIRHVRPKLACSCCDAIVQAPAPSRPIARGIAGPGLLAHILVAKFADHLPLYRQSVIYAREGVDLDRALLASWVGAASALLRPLVDAVRRHVLAASKLHADDTPIPVLAPGNGKTKTARLWTYVRDDRSSGDTTPPAVWFAYTPDRKGIHPQTHLAKFEGVLQADAYAGFNALFEGGTIHEAACWAHARRKFHDLHAARATPLTTEALRRIAELYVIEAEIRGKPPDERRLVRQARARPLLDDLERWLRTTLDTLSRKSDTAAAILYALKLWPALLRYCDDGVVEIDNSAAERALRGVAIGRRNYLFAGADSGGERAAAIYSLIGSAKLNGVDPEAWLRHVLTHISDHPVNRVDEFLPWNCNLPAAL from the coding sequence ATGCTCAGCCTTGCCGACCTCCCCAACGATATCGATGCCTTGAAGGCATTGCTGTTGGCCAGCGAGCGTCTGCTACAAGAGCGTGACGAGCAATTAGCCGGAATGGCCGAGCAACTGAATACGCGGGCCGTCGAGATCGAGCACCTCAAGCTGAAGATCGCGAAATTGCGGCGCATGCAATTTGGCCGCCAGTCGGAAAAATTGGATCATCAAATCGAGCAGCTGGAACTGCAACTGGAAGACCTGCAAGCCGACGAGGCCGAGGCGGCGCGCGAGATGCCGGCGGCCGACCAGGCGCCGCGTAACAAGTCGGTGCGCCGGCCCTTGCCCGAGCATCTGCCGCGCGACGAGAAGGTGTATGCACCGACTGCCGATGCCTGCCCGGCCTGCGGTGGCGGCCTGCGGCCGTTGGGCGAAGACGTCGCCGAGCAACTGGAATTCGTGCCGGCCAGCTTCCGCGTGATCCGCCATGTGCGTCCCAAGCTGGCGTGCTCGTGCTGTGACGCCATCGTCCAAGCCCCGGCGCCGAGCCGGCCGATCGCGCGCGGCATCGCCGGGCCCGGCCTATTGGCGCATATTTTGGTGGCGAAGTTCGCCGATCATCTGCCGCTGTATCGCCAGTCCGTCATCTACGCCCGCGAAGGCGTCGACCTGGATCGCGCGCTGCTGGCGAGCTGGGTCGGCGCCGCCAGCGCGCTGCTGCGACCATTGGTCGACGCTGTGCGACGCCATGTACTGGCCGCATCGAAGCTGCATGCCGACGACACGCCGATTCCGGTGCTGGCGCCTGGTAACGGCAAGACCAAAACCGCGCGCCTGTGGACCTACGTTCGCGACGACCGGTCCTCCGGCGACACCACGCCGCCGGCGGTCTGGTTTGCCTACACGCCCGACCGCAAGGGCATCCATCCGCAAACGCATCTGGCCAAGTTCGAAGGCGTGTTGCAAGCCGACGCATACGCCGGCTTCAACGCCTTGTTCGAAGGCGGTACGATCCACGAAGCGGCCTGCTGGGCGCACGCGCGGCGCAAATTCCATGATCTGCACGCGGCACGAGCGACGCCGCTGACCACCGAGGCGCTGCGCCGGATCGCCGAACTCTATGTGATCGAGGCCGAGATCCGGGGCAAGCCGCCCGACGAACGAAGGCTGGTTCGACAAGCCCGTGCGCGCCCACTGCTCGATGACCTGGAGCGCTGGTTGCGCACCACGCTCGATACGCTATCGCGCAAGTCCGACACGGCGGCGGCGATCCTGTACGCGCTCAAACTCTGGCCGGCGCTGCTGCGCTACTGCGACGACGGCGTCGTCGAGATTGATAACTCGGCGGCAGAACGCGCTCTGCGCGGCGTGGCCATAGGTCGACGCAACTATCTGTTTGCCGGCGCCGACAGCGGCGGCGAGCGCGCAGCGGCGATCTACTCGCTGATCGGCTCTGCCAAGCTGAACGGTGTCGACCCCGAAGCCTGGTTGCGTCATGTGCTGACGCATATCTCCGATCATCCCGTCAACCGGGTTGATGAATTCTTGCCTTGGAACTGCAACTTACCAGCAGCTCTCTGA
- the tnpB gene encoding IS66 family insertion sequence element accessory protein TnpB (TnpB, as the term is used for proteins encoded by IS66 family insertion elements, is considered an accessory protein, since TnpC, encoded by a neighboring gene, is a DDE family transposase.), whose translation MIGLPAGTKVWLAAGTTDMRSGFNGLAAKVQTALEEDPFSGHVFVFRGRRGDLIKLLWWTGDGLCLLAKRLERGRFIWPQAANGSVALTQAQLSMLLEGIDWRRPQRTWKPTSAL comes from the coding sequence ATGATCGGCCTGCCCGCCGGCACCAAAGTCTGGCTCGCCGCCGGCACCACCGACATGCGCTCCGGCTTCAATGGCCTGGCAGCCAAAGTACAGACGGCGCTGGAGGAAGATCCGTTCAGTGGCCATGTGTTTGTGTTCCGAGGCCGGCGAGGCGACCTCATCAAACTACTATGGTGGACCGGCGATGGCCTGTGCCTGTTGGCCAAGCGGCTTGAGCGGGGCCGCTTCATCTGGCCGCAAGCGGCCAACGGCTCGGTGGCGCTGACGCAGGCGCAACTGTCGATGCTGCTCGAAGGCATAGATTGGCGGCGACCGCAACGGACCTGGAAGCCAACGTCGGCCTTGTAA
- a CDS encoding transposase → MDTNFQPIISTNARGHYRQHPLEFKRALVALSLEPGASVARIAREHGVNSNQVFSWRRLYEQGRLGVPALMRDDGLLPVVLAPTAPAPSNEASNANGIIVLELGEVRVRIEGQPNAATLAQVLDRVLR, encoded by the coding sequence ATGGACACAAATTTTCAACCGATCATTTCCACGAATGCGCGTGGCCACTACCGGCAGCACCCGTTGGAGTTCAAGCGCGCATTGGTGGCGCTGTCGCTGGAACCGGGAGCCTCGGTCGCCCGCATCGCCCGCGAGCACGGCGTCAACTCCAATCAGGTGTTCAGCTGGCGCCGTCTGTATGAGCAAGGCCGCCTCGGCGTGCCTGCGTTGATGCGTGACGACGGATTGTTGCCGGTGGTGCTGGCGCCGACGGCGCCGGCACCGAGTAACGAAGCCTCCAACGCCAACGGCATTATCGTCCTTGAGCTGGGCGAGGTCCGCGTGCGGATCGAAGGGCAGCCGAATGCGGCCACGCTGGCGCAAGTGTTGGATCGGGTGCTGCGATGA
- a CDS encoding dsDNA nuclease domain-containing protein, whose amino-acid sequence MGIIHEKTPREVVGRNTLARFRMQFQAAAYAALEILSGKEVDRVYCDYHDDFVVRRTMAGVVEYHFFQVKTKGKANQQWDVDEVFALKKKGALDTPEKLEAIRNSIAGKLFLHTVEFGDQCREVTVLSNVHFKDEVHDVVADLSAGTSSKKYTRQLIEKFADIVSPDSPLSPVQVEAARRKLSLLANVQHIGDTLEAFGIAAHNAIWRHSEIELHQEEVERIARSLVTLVEEKSCAPIKGLSKADIDLATGVGLEDLLQVLSISTQVYQVLLLGGDPAAVKAASILQRKLKEAGATEPMIEAASRAKVSWDVWVRTARHTFPDLTFNILLDEIDKTCKAWLLVGGVLADLENFVQGVLDSVIGKKFASLDTDLVFGAFCAAIVRRATR is encoded by the coding sequence ATGGGGATCATCCATGAGAAAACGCCGCGCGAAGTTGTTGGTCGGAATACCCTTGCGAGATTCCGCATGCAGTTCCAGGCAGCCGCATATGCCGCGCTTGAGATTCTGAGTGGTAAGGAGGTCGACCGCGTCTACTGTGACTATCACGACGATTTTGTCGTGCGCAGAACCATGGCAGGCGTGGTCGAGTACCACTTCTTCCAAGTCAAGACCAAGGGCAAGGCAAATCAACAATGGGATGTTGACGAGGTCTTCGCCTTGAAAAAAAAGGGGGCGCTCGACACGCCTGAAAAGTTAGAGGCCATCCGAAATAGCATCGCAGGTAAGCTGTTCCTACACACCGTAGAGTTTGGTGATCAGTGCCGCGAGGTTACGGTTCTAAGCAATGTGCACTTCAAAGACGAGGTGCATGACGTCGTCGCAGACCTCTCTGCCGGCACCTCAAGTAAGAAATATACACGTCAATTAATTGAGAAGTTCGCGGACATTGTTTCACCCGATAGCCCGCTTTCACCAGTGCAAGTCGAAGCGGCTAGAAGGAAGCTATCCTTGCTGGCCAACGTTCAGCACATCGGCGACACACTCGAGGCCTTTGGTATTGCCGCGCACAACGCCATCTGGAGGCATTCAGAGATTGAGTTGCATCAAGAGGAGGTCGAGCGCATCGCGAGAAGCTTAGTGACGCTTGTTGAGGAGAAGTCCTGCGCTCCGATTAAGGGACTGTCCAAGGCTGACATCGACTTAGCAACGGGTGTTGGACTAGAGGACCTGCTACAGGTGCTCAGCATCTCCACTCAGGTTTACCAAGTGCTGTTACTGGGAGGAGACCCCGCAGCAGTCAAGGCTGCGTCTATCCTTCAAAGGAAGCTCAAGGAAGCTGGCGCCACGGAACCCATGATCGAGGCAGCGTCGCGAGCGAAAGTCTCTTGGGATGTTTGGGTTAGAACCGCGAGGCACACGTTCCCAGATTTGACCTTCAACATTTTGCTGGACGAAATCGACAAGACCTGCAAAGCCTGGCTCCTCGTCGGTGGCGTCTTAGCAGACCTCGAGAACTTCGTTCAAGGGGTTTTGGACTCTGTCATCGGCAAGAAGTTTGCGTCGCTTGACACGGACTTGGTGTTTGGCGCCTTTTGTGCCGCAATCGTTCGGAGGGCTACGCGATGA
- a CDS encoding helix-turn-helix domain-containing protein, with translation MRTEEEAQICATFGKHLAQLRKGMGWSQEKLALESGIARSYIGDVERGLRNIALVNICRIADTLKIEPAELMKFREAASR, from the coding sequence ATGAGGACAGAAGAAGAAGCACAGATTTGCGCTACTTTTGGTAAGCACCTTGCGCAACTGCGCAAAGGAATGGGCTGGTCACAAGAAAAGCTGGCGCTTGAAAGTGGAATCGCTCGGAGCTATATCGGAGACGTAGAGCGGGGACTCCGAAATATAGCCCTAGTAAACATTTGTAGGATTGCCGATACTTTGAAGATTGAACCGGCAGAGTTGATGAAGTTCAGAGAGGCCGCAAGCAGGTAA
- a CDS encoding replication initiation protein yields the protein MFTKEQILARLNDRHEQFLASPFGKPGKAHQDAIRRTIDALDQSFSHYVVLSDDERAKVRGQWLGLAAKLGVSVTTQSYRAVRTHTSLPPQVLAFFGDDVSCLPHRPQATDDYSLGMSHSSWERAKDLRSVELNPPAHVHWLIFDCDHSDYERWRTAGLPEPSFITINPDSGNHHLVYRLSSPVCRSERGRYRPLAYLRVVKEALRLAVGGDLSYNSLLTQNPMHPAWLTVRSAKMPAYTLAELAKNVVIKAFRRGSNKNWQRASLESTHLVEVEVGGRNRALFDAVRHWAYNNAQSMDGLQDYAERCNGFFQHPLGHSEVIGIVRIIERYIGSRRYSRRSGFDFSEKQAARGRLGGRPQTTAVSQPWVVAQVSRSTWYRHKRAVSAQTHPGDLQHRKTQLVGRPATTMGTHPWIQQGVSRATWYRHRKAEGDSGESL from the coding sequence TTGTTCACCAAAGAGCAAATTCTCGCGCGTCTTAACGACCGCCACGAGCAATTCTTGGCTTCGCCATTCGGAAAGCCAGGTAAGGCTCATCAAGACGCCATTCGGCGTACGATTGATGCGTTAGATCAGTCCTTCAGTCACTATGTGGTACTTTCGGATGACGAACGTGCCAAAGTGAGAGGTCAGTGGCTAGGGCTCGCTGCCAAGCTGGGTGTATCGGTCACTACGCAGAGCTATAGGGCAGTTCGAACGCACACCAGTTTGCCGCCTCAGGTGCTCGCTTTTTTTGGTGATGACGTGAGCTGCCTACCTCATCGGCCTCAAGCCACTGATGACTATTCGCTGGGTATGTCGCACTCCAGCTGGGAGAGGGCGAAGGATCTAAGGTCAGTGGAGCTAAATCCGCCTGCGCATGTGCATTGGCTGATATTTGATTGCGACCATTCCGATTACGAACGCTGGAGGACCGCGGGCTTGCCTGAGCCATCGTTCATCACGATCAACCCGGACAGCGGCAATCACCATCTGGTTTACCGTCTTAGCTCCCCAGTATGTCGCTCAGAGCGAGGCCGTTACCGACCGCTTGCTTATTTACGCGTAGTCAAGGAAGCGCTACGTCTGGCTGTGGGGGGGGATCTAAGTTACAACAGTCTACTAACGCAGAATCCCATGCACCCAGCTTGGTTGACGGTTCGATCAGCGAAGATGCCTGCGTATACGTTGGCAGAACTCGCAAAGAACGTTGTTATTAAGGCATTTAGGAGGGGTAGCAATAAGAACTGGCAGCGTGCTTCGTTAGAGAGTACCCATTTGGTGGAAGTTGAAGTTGGTGGCCGCAATCGAGCCCTTTTCGATGCTGTGCGACATTGGGCCTATAACAATGCCCAGTCCATGGATGGTCTCCAGGACTACGCTGAGCGTTGTAACGGCTTTTTCCAGCACCCATTGGGACACTCGGAGGTCATCGGTATTGTTCGCATTATCGAACGTTATATTGGTAGTCGTCGTTATTCAAGACGGTCAGGGTTCGATTTCTCCGAGAAGCAGGCAGCGCGTGGCCGGCTTGGCGGAAGACCGCAGACGACGGCAGTTAGTCAGCCGTGGGTTGTCGCACAAGTCTCCAGGTCAACTTGGTATCGGCATAAGCGTGCAGTTTCTGCGCAGACACATCCTGGCGACTTGCAACATCGGAAGACGCAGCTTGTCGGAAGACCAGCAACGACAATGGGCACCCACCCGTGGATTCAACAAGGTGTATCAAGAGCGACCTGGTATCGCCACCGCAAAGCCGAAGGTGATTCTGGTGAATCACTGTGA